A window of Primulina huaijiensis isolate GDHJ02 chromosome 9, ASM1229523v2, whole genome shotgun sequence contains these coding sequences:
- the LOC140983954 gene encoding uncharacterized protein, whose protein sequence is MEKRIEIEKYIFTNSLAQGMQQGSKEIASIYLYDNPLGKIIDFRAKSHFKEQPSPITGNRLRARQFVEPFCSPSSLNPQLNPTPKFAPKFSDFFYSAADSNFYDGKSSVWRIELASATWFHVDALLTLQEPEEGCRFSILLRHQKDNGLQHWFKNWQHLRKHKLTASTFGMAVGFWPQGRIKLWLEKLGLIEPFSGNLATCWSNIKEEEALERYKLITGNPISFPEFQVHGKKNPEDNWLAASPDGVVDSYIYGLPSHGVLEIKCPFFGGDMTRAYPWKRVPLYYIPQAQGLMEILDRDWMDMYVWTVHGSSLFRLYRNEEYWYVLKMALSDFWWKHVQPAKEICNTSVITNPLVELKSFRPAPKHELCSYIVHESKIVVDNSDLLMREIHGKLQY, encoded by the exons ATGGAAAAGAGGATAGAGATTGAGAAATACATCTTTACCAACTCTTTGGCTCAAGGCATGCAGCAAGGATCGAAAGAGATTGCTTCTATTTATCTCTATGATAATCCACTtggaaaaataat CGACTTTAGGGCAAAATCGCATTTCAAGGAACAACCAAGTCCGATAACTGGGAATAGGTTGAGAGCTCGGCAATTTGTAGAGCCGTTCTGCTCTCCTTCCTCCTTAAACCCTCAGTTAAACCCCACTCCCAAATTCGCTCCTAAATTCTCAGACTTCTTCTACTCAGCTGCTGATTCCAATTTTTATGATGGTAAAT CATCTGTTTGGAGAATTGAGCTAGCCTCAGCTACTTGGTTTCATGTCGATGCCCTTTTGA CACTTCAAGAGCCTGAAGAAGGGTGTAGGTTCTCCATTCTACTGCGGCACCAGAAG GACAACGGGCTTCAGCATTGGTTCAAAAATTGGCAACACCTGAGAAAACATAAACTAACAGCGAGTACGTTTGGCATGGCTGTTGGTTTCTGGCCTCAGGGACGAATCAAGTTGTGGCTAGAGAAGCTTGGGTTAATCGAACCATTTTCTGGTAACTTAGCTACGTGTTGGAGCAATATTAAGGAAGAGGAAGCTCTCGAAAGGTACAAGTTAATAACCGGAAATCCCATATCATTTCCTGAATTCCAGGTCCATGGAAAAAAGAATCCTGAAGATAATTGGCTTGCAGCTTCTCCTGATGGAGTTGTTGATAGCTATATTTATGGCTTGCCTTCACACGGGGTTCTTGAAATCAAATGTCCCTTTTTTGGTGGTGATATGACCCGTGCCTACCCATGGAAACGAGTGCCACTTTATTATATCCCCCAAGCTCAAGGTTTAATGGAAATACTGGACCGAGATTGGATGGACATGTATGTTTGGACAGTTCATGGCAGTAGTTTGTTTAGGTTATATCGCAATGAGGAATATTGGTATGTTTTGAAAATGGCATTGTCTGATTTCTGGTGGAAGCATGTCCAGCCTGCAAAAGAAATATGCAATACATCGGTGATCACTAATCCTCTTGTAGAATTAAAATCATTCAGGCCAGCTCCGAAGCATGAATTATGCAGTTACATTGTGCATGAAAGCAAGATTGTCGTTGACAATTCTGACCTGCTGATGCGGGAAATTCATGGCAAGTTACAATACTGA
- the LOC140985395 gene encoding MYB-like transcription factor EOBI: protein MEQNMGWEVVGEEWKKGPWTAEEDRLLIEYVKLHGDGRWNNVATLVGLKRNGKSCRLRWVNYLRPDLKREQITPYEESIILDLHAKWGNRWSTIARSLPGRTDNEIKNYWRTHFKKKGKPSSKTLEKSSEHMVIQRQQFQQQQQRHQQDQIIDMNTIMSFLFKESDDDYLPIFTQSMQEISDPISGGVLEEQGLLHSMISGYGSMPEASNEDITIWDGGLWNLDDRN from the exons atggaaCAAAATATGGGATGGGAAGTGGTTGGAGAAGAATGGAAGAAAGGGCCTTGGACTGCAGAAGAAGATAGATTACTCATTGAGTACGTGAAATTGCATGGTGATGGCAGATGGAACAATGTGGCGACGCTTGTAG GATTGAAGAGGAACGGGAAAAGCTGTAGATTAAGATGGGTAAATTATTTGAGGCCGGACCTCAAGAGGGAACAGATAACCCCATATGAGGAGAGTATAATTCTTGACCTCCATGCAAAATGGGGTAACAG GTGGTCAACAATTGCTAGAAGCTTGCCAGGAAGAACagacaatgaaataaaaaacTATTGGAGGACACATTTCAAGAAAAAGGGAAAACCCTCCTCCAAAACCCTGGAAAAATCGAGTGAACACATGGTGATCCAGAGGCAACAAtttcaacaacaacaacaacggCATCAACAAGACCAGATCATAGACATGAACACGATCATGTCATTCTTGTTTAAGGAAAGCGACGATGATTATTTGCCGATTTTCACTCAATCCATGCAAGAAATATCAGATCCAATTAGTGGAGGAGTACTGGAGGAGCAAGGATTGCTTCATTCAATGATCTCTGGCTATGGTTCCATGCCGGAGGCCTCAAATGAAGATATCACAATATGGGATGGTGGCTTGTGGAACTTGGATGATAGAAACTGA
- the LOC140983768 gene encoding uncharacterized protein isoform X2, with amino-acid sequence MEKLQQQKYWRAVRSLISYKNATIVVCLLNIISALILLQGFLFPSPSSRLASSNKALYRNIKESEDIRRSMVPVDLIRRVREIGKDMSVETESVKQKDVKQTAAEDLISKLNNFRSYSDVGNVKALEEWRKRKMERAKQRSMLWD; translated from the exons ATGGAGAAACTGCAGCAACAGAAATACTGGAGAGCTGTTAGATCACTTATATCCTACAAGAACGCCACCATAGTTGTCTGCTTATTGAACATTATCTCTGCTCTGATCTTGCTTCAAGGCTTTCTTTTTCCTTCCCCTTCTTCCAGACTTGCCTCCTCTAATAAAG CTCTATACAGGAATATCAAGGAATCTGAAGACATACGTCGTTCGATGGTTCCAGTTGATCTTATCCGAAGA GTAAGAGAAATTGGAAAGGATATGTCTGTtgaaactgaatcagtgaaGCAGAAAGATGTAAAGCAGACGGCCGCAGAGGACCTAATATCAAAGTTGAATAATTTTCGTTCATATTCAGATGTTGGCAATGTGAAAG CCCTGGAGGAATGGCGTAAGCGGAAGATGGAGCGAGCCAAACAACGATCGATGTTATGGGATTGA
- the LOC140983768 gene encoding uncharacterized protein isoform X1, with protein MEKLQQQKYWRAVRSLISYKNATIVVCLLNIISALILLQGFLFPSPSSRLASSNKGTALYRNIKESEDIRRSMVPVDLIRRVREIGKDMSVETESVKQKDVKQTAAEDLISKLNNFRSYSDVGNVKALEEWRKRKMERAKQRSMLWD; from the exons ATGGAGAAACTGCAGCAACAGAAATACTGGAGAGCTGTTAGATCACTTATATCCTACAAGAACGCCACCATAGTTGTCTGCTTATTGAACATTATCTCTGCTCTGATCTTGCTTCAAGGCTTTCTTTTTCCTTCCCCTTCTTCCAGACTTGCCTCCTCTAATAAAG GTACAGCTCTATACAGGAATATCAAGGAATCTGAAGACATACGTCGTTCGATGGTTCCAGTTGATCTTATCCGAAGA GTAAGAGAAATTGGAAAGGATATGTCTGTtgaaactgaatcagtgaaGCAGAAAGATGTAAAGCAGACGGCCGCAGAGGACCTAATATCAAAGTTGAATAATTTTCGTTCATATTCAGATGTTGGCAATGTGAAAG CCCTGGAGGAATGGCGTAAGCGGAAGATGGAGCGAGCCAAACAACGATCGATGTTATGGGATTGA
- the LOC140984791 gene encoding glutamyl-tRNA(Gln) amidotransferase subunit B, chloroplastic/mitochondrial, whose product MALTLFRGLKTHSFRLYPSAHFAKQHGVFYCCIKRAHSQTATQEKQQVKLKALSPEESTRFEVLKNYEAVIGIETHVQLSTLTKAFCSCPYNYGAEPNTSICPVCMGLPGALPVLNSKVIECAVKLGLALNCKLSLSSKFDRKQYFYPDLPKGYQISQFDVPIATGGYIDVDLPIESGGGHRKFGVTRVHMEEDAGKLLHTGNGNYSQVDLNRAGVPLLEIVSEPDMRTGIEAAEYAAELQRLVRYLGVSNGNMQEGSLRCDVNISVRPIGQLEFGTKVEIKNLNSFSSVGRAIDFEISRQVSLHSQGQADQIVQETRLWEEGAQKTVTMRKKEGLSDYRYFPEPDLPGVILTEEYVDNIRNSLPELPEMKRRRYEKLGLSIQDVLFLTNDVNVAAFFDATIATGADIKLATNWIMGDVAAYMNNEKLSIIDIKLTPWELGELIASIKGGTISGKIGKEILFELMAKGGTVEGLIKEKDLVQIADPSEIEKIVDKVLADNPKQLEQYRGGKTKLQGFFAGQIMKETKGKANPGLLNKILLEKLNSKS is encoded by the exons atGGCGTTAACATTATTCAGGGGATTAAAAACACATTCTTTTCGGCTGTATCCATCCGCTCATTTCGCTAAACAACATGGTGTATTTTATTGTTGTATAAAACGTGCACATAGCCAAACTGCAACGCAAGAAAAGCAACAGGTTAAATTGAAAGCTTTGTCACCAGAGGAATCTACAAGATTTGAAGTACTCAAAAACTATGAGGCGGTCATAGGAATAGAGACGCATGTTCAGCTTTCCACTCTCACAAAGGCCTTTTGTAGCTGTCCTTATAATTATGGGGCTGAGCCAAACACCAGTATTTGCCCTGTTTGCATGGGGTTGCCTGGTGCCTTGCCTGTCCTCAACTCAAAAGTTATAGAGTGTGCGGTAAAACTTGGTCTTGCGCTCAATTGTAAACTCTCTTTGAGTTCAAAGTTTGATAGGAAACAATACTTTTATCCGGATCTTCCAAAAGGATACCAGATATCACAATTTGATGTCCCAATTGCAACTGGTGGTTATATTGATGTTGATCTTCCTATTGAGTCTGGTGGGGGGCATAGAAAGTTTGGTGTCACCAGAGTTCATATGGAAGAAGATGCTGGGAAGCTGCTTCACACCGGAAACGGGAACTATTCTCAG GTTGATTTGAATAGAGCAGGAGTTCCTTTACTTGAAATTGTGTCTGAACCTGACATGAGAACAGGTATTGAAGCAGCAGAATATGCTGCAGAGTTGCAGAGACTAGTGAGATATCTGGGTGTGAGTAATGGAAATATGCAGGAAGGATCACTACGTTGCGATGTCAATATCTCAGTTCGTCCAATTGGGCAGTTAGAGTTTGGCACGAAG GTTGAAATAAAGAATTTGAACTCATTTTCATCCGTGGGTAGggccattgattttgagattTCAAGACAGGTGAGCCTTCACAGTCAAGGTCAGGCCGACCAGATTGTACAGGAAACTCGTCTCTGGGAAGAAGGAGCTCAG AAAACAGTTACGATGAGAAAGAAGGAAGGACTTTCTGATTATCGTTACTTCCCAGAGCCTGATCTTCCAGGTGTTATTCTCACTGAAGAGTATGTCGATAATATTCGTAATTCCTTACCTGAACTACCGGAAATGAAGCGGCGAAGATATGAGAAACTTGGGCTGAGTATTCAGGATGTTCTGTTTCTCACTAATGATGTTAAT GTGGCAGCATTTTTTGATGCAACTATTGCTACAGGTGCAGATATAAAACTTGCTACTAATTGGATAATGGGGGATGTTGCTGCTTATATGAACAACGAAAAGTTGTCAATAATTGACATTAAGCTTACTCCCTGGGAATTGGGTGAGCTTATAGCCTCAATCAAAGGTGGAACCATAAGTGGAAAGATTGGCAAAGAG ATATTATTCGAGCTAATGGCAAAGGGTGGAACTGTTGAAGGACTTATTAAAGAAAAGGATCTTGTTCAG aTTGCTGATCCCTCTGAGATTGAGAAAATTGTGGATAAGGTCCTTGCAGACAATCCGAAGCAGTTAGAGCAATATCGTGGGGGTAAAACTAAGCTGCAAGGCTTTTTTGCTGGCCAG ATCATGAAAGAAACAAAGGGCAAGGCAAATCCTGGGCTTTTGAataagattcttctggaaaagCTGAATTCGAAAAGTTGA
- the LOC140985146 gene encoding zinc finger A20 and AN1 domain-containing stress-associated protein 10-like — MDSSTDHYNQRETHGRLCSGGCGFFGSETNRGFCSKCYGDYLKRQIAKSETDICQQPAVSESEHREINQISSRDLVNVTDVMNSCTVGTKKLKCGCCNKKVGLLGFGCRCGLTFCGSHRYPESHACSFDYKTTGRVAIEKENPLCRGDKIRDRS, encoded by the coding sequence ATGGATTCTTCTACAGACCACTATAACCAGCGAGAAACCCACGGCCGGCTTTGCAGCGGCGGCTGTGGTTTCTTTGGGTCGGAGACGAATCGAGGGTTTTGTTCCAAGTGTTACGGAGACTATTTGAAGCGTCAGATAGCTAAGTCAGAAACTGATATCTGCCAACAACCAGCAGTTTCTGAATCTGAACATCGTGAGATCAATCAAATCTCATCTCGAGATCTGGTTAATGTGACTGATGTCATGAATTCTTGCACAGTTGGTACCAAGAAATTGAAGTGCGGATGCTGCAACAAGAAAGTTGGATTATTGGGATTCGGATGCCGATGTGGACTCACTTTCTGCGGGAGTCATAGGTACCCAGAATCACATGCATGCAGCTTTGATTACAAGACTACGGGAAGGGTTGCGATAGAGAAAGAAAATCCACTTTGTAGGGGAGACAAGATTAGGGACAGGTCTTAG
- the LOC140985145 gene encoding uncharacterized protein yields the protein MPFIKCIERVLPKRVFLRDRYYNLWCVKVGKVGEDWYLQNGWRRFVRDNALKSCDFIVFDYFEKDMFDFKVLGPDRCETVGSGGLVYYDTDGTDEDLDDLDDATDYEEEEDDEEEWDFGGDDDDHHHCCEDEYNLSMKQKISSKEDDDKRIDDRLFVKQEHKSEPDDDARGGIYKVRVKKETKRGRDDGCEVCVKKKIKHKRDDSCDDQDLDDYTDAVGNHDNDNVVCVKKEPKHKGDDGREARLDDAENHDNDYDVCVKKEPQHEGDDGCNAGLDDAENHDNNYNVCVKKGPHEHEGDDGCDKVLDDYSTDVRDDTENHENVNIRRSPQILGDSDTENDDNAFIDKEPPSEADADADDDEEEEIEDADHMPNEENQHEQYAPNQANKAKKPGGPTRKRASVFPRYYGMHIFESGLVPKPRNPYFITHVAPRRKGDLFIPTELIKDHHLELPKPEIMLVDQHGREFRGKYKKWKDGRILYSKGWRTLWKLNGVSLDDFCLCEFKRGENYGLYLKVTIIYVNGGPPICMADDSDQV from the exons ATGCCCTTTATAAAGTGCATCGAAAGAGTTCTGCCAAAGAGAGTATTCTTGAGAGATCGCTACTACAACTTGTGGTGTGTGAAGGTGGGAAAAGTTGGGGAAGACTGGTATCTACAAAATGGATGGCGGAGGTTTGTTAGGGATAATGCGTTGAAATCTTGTGACTTTATCGTGTTCGATTACTTTGAGAAGGATATGTTTGATTTCAAAGTACTCGGCCCGGATCGGTGTGAAACAGTTGGATCTGGTGGGTTAGTGTACTATGATACTGATGGGACCGACGAGGATCTCGACGATCTCGACGATGCCACAGATTATGAGGAAGAAGAGGATGACGAGGAAGAATGGGATTTTggtggtgatgatgatgatcatCATCATTGTTGCGAGGATGAATATAACTTGTCCATGAAACAAAAAATTTCGTCCAAGGAAGATGATGATAAACGGATTGATGACAGGTTGTTTGTGAAGCAAGAGCATAAATCCGAACCAGATGATGATGCTCGTGGCGGGATCTATAAAGTGCGTGTGAAAAAAGAAACCAAGCGTGGGCGAGATGATGGTTGTGAAGTgtgtgtgaaaaaaaaaattaagcataAGCGAGATGATAGTTGTGACGATCAGGATCTTGATGATTACACTGATGCAGTCGGGAATCATGATAACGACAATGTTGTGTGTGTGAAAAAAGAACCTAAGCATAAGGGAGATGATGGTCGTGAAGCGCGTCTTGATGATGCTGAGAATCATGATAACGACTACGATGTGTGTGTGAAAAAAGAACCTCAGCACGAGGGAGATGATGGTTGTAACGCGGGTCTTGATGATGCCGAGAATCATGATAACAACTACAATGTGTGTGTGAAAAAAGGACCTCATGAGCATGAGGGAGACGATGGTTGTGACAAAGTTCTTGATGATTACAGTACTGATGTTCGTGATGATACTGAGAATCATGAGAACGTGAACATCAGGCGCTCACCTCAAATATTAGGAGACTCTGATACTGAGAATGATGACAATGCCTTTATTGACAAAGAACCTCCTTCCGAAGCAGATGCTGATGCCGATGATGACGAGGAGGAGGAAATTGAGGATGCTGACCACATGCCGAATGAAGAAAACCAGCATGAACAATATGCACCGAATCAGGCCAATAAAG CTAAAAAGCCCGGAGGTCCGACTAGAAAAAGGGCAAGCGTGTTTCCTAGATACTATGGCATGCACATTTTTGAATCTGGACTGGTTCCCAAGCCTAGAAACCCGTATTTCATCACTCATGTTGCCCCAAGAAGAAAGGGCGATTTG TTTATCCCCACAGAATTGATCAAAGATCACCACCTCGAATTGCCGAAGCCAGAGATTATGCTTGTTGATCAACACGGGAGGGAGTTTCGAGGGAAGTACAAGAAATGGAAAGACGGGCGGATACTATACAGCAAAGGATGGAGAACACTCTGGAAACTGAACGGCGTTTCACTAGATGATTTCTGCCTATGCGAGTTCAAGCGAGGGGAAAATTATGGGCTCTACCTAAAGGTCACTATCATTTATGTCAATGGGGGGCCACCCATTTGTATGGCGGACGACAGCGATCAAGTATAG
- the LOC140985226 gene encoding uncharacterized protein has protein sequence MAAGMKELARAYYDRTSEEERSLVNQGFAKLDTSRDGRLSPLEFKRLFNPGESYETYFRLFDVNGDGSLDFDEYLAIYYFSVKLGMFLVCSVCRCFLLGPFFSCSLCLGKGGDTFDLCCACYRGGRVAHEHSKENLLDHYSLIKLLMKRATADAQRTSSPGMQTADAGAKKCEGIKKEMEELREIATAQYQAGSPEDQALAHQFFQSLDTNGDRKVDLAEFLAFTSRQGYSRLGNPNFFKYLDKNGNGTLDFWEVLTMCYIIKSGRPFCDSCGNFIPGMFFTCVECFKKGENTFDLCRDCYKSMRRDHSHGGSPRFLDNYTLLMASKVSPSG, from the exons ATGGCGGCGGGGATGAAAGAACTTGCGAGAGCCTACTACGATAGAACGAGTGAAGAAGAAAGAAGCTTGGTGAATCAAGGCTTTGCAAAATTAGACACGAGCCGGGATGGAAGACTAAGCCCTCTTGAGTTCAAAAGATTGTTCAATCCAGGCGAATCATACGAAACTTACTTCAGATTATTCGACGTAAATGGAGACGGATCCCTGGATTTTGACGAGTATTTAGCTATCTACTACTTCTCCGTAAAGCTCGGCATGTTTCTGGTTTGTAGTGTGTGCCGTTGCTTTCTACTGGGGCCATTCTTCTCGTGCTCGCTGTGCCTTGGAAAAGGCGGCGATACATTTGACTTGTGCTGCGCTTGTTATAGAGGAGGACGAGTAGCCCACGAGCACTCCAAGGAGAATCTTCTGGATCATTACTCGTTGATCAAGCTGTTGATGAAACGAGCGACTGCTGATGCACAAAGGACGTCGTCTCCGGGGATGCAGACAGCCGATGCAGGTGCAAAAAAATGCGAGGGGATTAAG AAAGAGATGGAAGAGCTACGAGAGATTGCGACGGCCCAATATCAAGCAGGGTCTCCAGAAGATCAGGCACTGGCACATCAGTTCTTTCAATCTCTCGATACTAACGGAGATCGCAAGGTTGATCTTGCAGAGTTCTTGGCATTCACAAGTCGTCAAGGCTACTCACGACTCGGCAATCCGAATTTCTTCAAGTATCTTGACAAAAACGGTAATGGTACACTGGACTTCTGGGAGGTTTTGACAATGTGTTACATTATCAAAAGTGGACGACCTTTCTGTGACTCGTGTGGCAACTTTATACCGGGGATGTTCTTCACATGTGTCGAGTGCTTCAAGAAAGGCGAAAACACATTCGACCTATGTCGCGACTGTTATAAATCCATGAGACGGGATCACAGTCACGGTGGTTCCCCTCGGTTTTTGGACAACTACACGTTGCTAATGGCTTCAAAGGTTTCGCCATCAGGCTAA